The Lycium ferocissimum isolate CSIRO_LF1 chromosome 1, AGI_CSIRO_Lferr_CH_V1, whole genome shotgun sequence genome includes a region encoding these proteins:
- the LOC132063371 gene encoding F-box/kelch-repeat protein At3g23880-like codes for MILILPFLTLVPELNTEILSRLPVSFLLQIKSVSKSWLAFISSPEFIKAHLSISADNKEYTNHRLMLRFYQPKYNLKDCSLRAKDLCIWNPSIRKHRKLPNFTTNFRDCFIYGFGYDKLHGDYKVVGCIFDNSSLDKVEVKIYSQKSDSWRSIQNLPNGLKCFGSGLEHHCFDLTDEKWKKVEQPCYGEKDGVLVLGVLGNNLSVICNGNRQRTDLDVWVRKEYGVKQS; via the exons atgattttgatcTTACCATTCCTTACCCTTGTACCAGAACTCAATACTGAAATCCTCTCGAGGCTTCCAGTGAGCTTCCTCTTGCAAATCAAGTCTGTTTCAAAATCTTGGCTCGCTTTCATCTCTAGCCCTGAGTTTATCAAGGCCCATCTTAGTATATCTGCTGATAACAAGGAGTACACCAACCATAGGCTTATGTTGAGGTTTTATCAACCTAAGTACAATCTGAAGGACTGTTCTCTTAG GGCAAAAGATTTGTGTATATGGAATCCATCAATTAGAAAGCATAGGAAATTGCCTAATTTTACAACTAATTTTAGAGATTGTTTCATATATGGTTTTGGATATGATAAGTTGCATGGTGATTATAAGGTAGTAGGCTGTATATTTGATAACAGTAGTTTAGATAAAGTTGAGGTGAAAATATATAGTCAAAAGAGTGATTCTTGGAGAAGCATCCAAAATCTTCCGAATGGGCTGAAATGCTTTGGTTCGG GGCTGGAGCATCATTGTTTTGATTTGACTGATGAGAAATGGAAAAAGGTGGAGCAGCCTTGCTATGGAGAAAAAGATGGTGTTTTGGTGCTGGGAGTGTTGGGAAATAATCTTTCTGTGATATGCAATGGTAATCGTCAAAGAACTGATCTAGATGTGTGGGTTAGGAAGGAGTATGGGGTTAAACAATCTTAG
- the LOC132052531 gene encoding F-box/kelch-repeat protein At3g23880-like, translating into MEDPKRGKPTMDSQFPSTSMHLTNLDLPPELITEILSRLRVKPLLKFRCVSKSWLALISSPEFIKTHLSICANNKDYTNHALMLGPRQPNNNLMYCSLRSLLYNDSVTHAFDLDYPMKLPHKSLSIVGSVNGLICFTIEEQHNFLWNPSIRMFKKLPYSRSTLRSKYFLMYGFGYDELHDDYKVVGITTSDNKGSCHVKIYSLNSHCWRSTDDFHGELPVGKSGMVVNGKLHWFTFIAGLSAIDRVGLNGRDIVSVNLADGKYGKVEHPCYGEGKFDLTLGVLGSDLSVVCNNGKTYTDVWVMKEYGVKESWIKMLTINPPNNPLNHLFCPLFCMSNKSQILFEDGSTFMIYNLKDDSIRYRNITNCADFRDANIYIESLVLPFRQKKPRMQQKRGLKKCR; encoded by the coding sequence ATGGAAGACCCAAAACGCGGCAAACCAACAATGGATTCTCAATTTCCATCAACTTCAATGCACTTGACAAACCTTGACCTTCCACCAGAACTCATCACTGAAATCCTATCAAGGCTACGAGTGAAACCCCTCTTGAAATTCAGGTGTGTGTCCAAGTCTTGGCTTGCTTTAATCTCTAGCCCTGAATTTATCAAGACCCATCTCAGTATATGTGCTAATAACAAGGACTACACCAACCATGCACTTATGTTGGGTCCTCGTCAACCTAACAACAATCTTATGTACTGTTCCCTTCGTTCCTTACTTTATAACGACTCTGTTACCCATGCATTTGACTTGGATTATCCTATGAAACTACCCCATAAATCTCTTAGTATTGTAGGTTCAGTCAATGGGTTGATTTGTTTTACCATTGAGGAACAACATAACTTTCTTTGGAATCCATCAATTAGGATGTTCAAGAAATTGCCTTATTCTAGGTCTACATTGAGGTCTAAATACTTTTTAATGTATGGTTTTGGATATGATGAACTTCATGATGATTACAAGGTAGTTGGTATTACTACTTCAGATAATAAGGGTTCGTGTCATGTCAAAATATATAGTCTAAATAGTCACTGTTGGAGAAGTACTGATGATTTTCATGGTGAGTTGCCAGTCGGTAAGTCGGGTATGGTTGTGAATGGGAAGCTTCATTGGTTTACTTTTATTGCTGGTCTTAGTGCTATTGATCGTGTTGGGCTTAATGGTCGGGACATCGTTTCTGTTAATTTGGCTGATGGGAAATATGGAAAGGTGGAGCACCCCTGCTACGGAGAAGGAAAATTTGACCTTACGCTAGGAGTGTTGGGAAGTGATCTTTCTGTGGTTTGTAATAATGGGAAGACTTACACAGATGTGTGGGTTATGAAGGAGTATGGGGTTAAAGAATCTTGGATAAAAATGTTGACCATCAATCCTCCCAATAATCCGTTGAATCATCTGTTTTGTCCGCTCTTTTGCATGTCAAATAAAAGTCAAATTTTGTTTGAGGATGGATcaactttcatgatttacaATCTAAAGGATGACTCGATAAGATATCGAAACATTACCAACTGTGCTGACTTTCGGGATGCAAACATCTACATTGAAAGCCTCGTTTTGCCCTTCCGCCAGAAGAAACCAAGGATGCAGCAAAAACGAGGGCTGAAAAAGTGTAGATGA